One stretch of Euphorbia lathyris chromosome 7, ddEupLath1.1, whole genome shotgun sequence DNA includes these proteins:
- the LOC136235634 gene encoding BTB/POZ domain-containing protein At1g21780 isoform X2 has product MLSRSASGLGRFIFVFDRHLSVEKNRYLYVRLFPEASRTAKEQPPLARFVLRVSNAGPNRKPYISPIQERLLRNCDDFVWPVDSTCLGRFIIDVEFLDLKIYPLNGGEASSIWPSDGMMQSVSTQSTLRCLSRMLDEAIHADVTIHTADGTVKAHKAILSASSPVFQSMFHHDLKEKESSTIYIEDMSVDSCMALLSYLYGTIKQENFWKHRLALLGAANKYDISALKDACEESLLEDINSGNVLERLQEAWLYQLHKLKKGCLTYLFDFGKIYDVKEEISNFFRQADRELMLEMFQEVLTVWKPL; this is encoded by the exons ATGCTTTCAAGGTCGGCATCTGGACTTG GTCGGTTCATTTTTGTCTTTGATAGGCATTTGTCTGTGGAGAAGAATCGATATCTTTACGTTCGTTTATTTCCAGAGGCATCTCGAACTGCTAAAGAACAGCCTCCTCTTGCTAGATTTGTTCTGCGCGTCTCTAATGCTGGCCCTAATCGTAAACCCTATATTTCTCCTA TTCAAGAGAGATTGCTTCGGAATTGTGATGACTTTGTCTGGCCTGTCGACTCCACCTGTCTTGGCCGCTTCATCATTGATGTTGAGTTTCTAGACCTCAAGATCTACCCTTTGAAT GGTGGGGAAGCCAGTTCTATATGGCCTAGTGATGGAATGATGCAGTCTGTTTCAACCCAGAGTACGCTTCGATGTCTCTCTCGTATGCTGGACGAGGCAATCCATGCTGACGTTACCATCCACACTGCTGATGGTACTGTAAAAGCTCATAAAGCAATTCTTTCAGCAAGTTCACCTGTTTTCCAGAGCATGTTTCATCATGACCTCAAGGAAAAAGAGTCGTCTACAATCTACATCGAAGACATGTCGGTAGATTCTTGCATGGCTCTTCTAAGTTACTTGTATGGAACCATTAAACAAGAGAATTTTTGGAAGCACCGATTAGCATTGCTTGGTGCGGCAAACAAATATGATATCTCAGCCCTAAAAGATGCTTGTGAGGAAAGCTTGTTGGAGGATATAAATTCTGGAAACGTCCTTGAGCGGCTACAAGAGGCATGGCTTTACCAGCTACACAAACTGAAAAAAGGATGCTTGACATACTTGTTTGATTTTGGAAAGATATATGATGTTAAAGAAGAAATAAGCAACTTCTTCAGGCAAGCGGACAGGGAACTGATGCTTGAAATGTTTCAAGAAGTGCTTACAGTTTGGAAACCTTTGTGA
- the LOC136235634 gene encoding BTB/POZ domain-containing protein At1g21780 isoform X1 — translation MADSKVETISRLVQWKIESFGPCSYKKSDAFKVGIWTWHLSVEKNRYLYVRLFPEASRTAKEQPPLARFVLRVSNAGPNRKPYISPIQERLLRNCDDFVWPVDSTCLGRFIIDVEFLDLKIYPLNGGEASSIWPSDGMMQSVSTQSTLRCLSRMLDEAIHADVTIHTADGTVKAHKAILSASSPVFQSMFHHDLKEKESSTIYIEDMSVDSCMALLSYLYGTIKQENFWKHRLALLGAANKYDISALKDACEESLLEDINSGNVLERLQEAWLYQLHKLKKGCLTYLFDFGKIYDVKEEISNFFRQADRELMLEMFQEVLTVWKPL, via the exons ATGGCGGATTCAAAAGTCGAGACGATCTCAAGACTAGTCCAGTGGAAAATCGAGAGCTTCGGTCCTTGCTCCTACAAGAAATCCGATGCTTTCAAGGTCGGCATCTGGACTTG GCATTTGTCTGTGGAGAAGAATCGATATCTTTACGTTCGTTTATTTCCAGAGGCATCTCGAACTGCTAAAGAACAGCCTCCTCTTGCTAGATTTGTTCTGCGCGTCTCTAATGCTGGCCCTAATCGTAAACCCTATATTTCTCCTA TTCAAGAGAGATTGCTTCGGAATTGTGATGACTTTGTCTGGCCTGTCGACTCCACCTGTCTTGGCCGCTTCATCATTGATGTTGAGTTTCTAGACCTCAAGATCTACCCTTTGAAT GGTGGGGAAGCCAGTTCTATATGGCCTAGTGATGGAATGATGCAGTCTGTTTCAACCCAGAGTACGCTTCGATGTCTCTCTCGTATGCTGGACGAGGCAATCCATGCTGACGTTACCATCCACACTGCTGATGGTACTGTAAAAGCTCATAAAGCAATTCTTTCAGCAAGTTCACCTGTTTTCCAGAGCATGTTTCATCATGACCTCAAGGAAAAAGAGTCGTCTACAATCTACATCGAAGACATGTCGGTAGATTCTTGCATGGCTCTTCTAAGTTACTTGTATGGAACCATTAAACAAGAGAATTTTTGGAAGCACCGATTAGCATTGCTTGGTGCGGCAAACAAATATGATATCTCAGCCCTAAAAGATGCTTGTGAGGAAAGCTTGTTGGAGGATATAAATTCTGGAAACGTCCTTGAGCGGCTACAAGAGGCATGGCTTTACCAGCTACACAAACTGAAAAAAGGATGCTTGACATACTTGTTTGATTTTGGAAAGATATATGATGTTAAAGAAGAAATAAGCAACTTCTTCAGGCAAGCGGACAGGGAACTGATGCTTGAAATGTTTCAAGAAGTGCTTACAGTTTGGAAACCTTTGTGA